The proteins below come from a single Simkaniaceae bacterium genomic window:
- a CDS encoding GreA/GreB family elongation factor, producing the protein MKMEYFKQFKTRITNNDLPSTVNLWEEYCLCDEIDPEELCYILEELKSSSLSDSFGIYVDQIFPLWENLPDSLIKHTIFKLIIDIQTTNSAALAEKTILYLQNYFGDSEEFANKLRLVGLREKENFQGAVSHFELLNHLKEHHFVFHTGGWGVGEIMDVSFIREEISLEFDYVAGLKDISFKNGFNTLIPISNDHFLARRFGTPDELEKQAKEDPVFVIKLLLKDLGPKTASEIKDELSDLVIPEDEWNKWWQNTRTKLKKDTMIENPKSIKSPFKLRKNEISHEQQLQKLLEKKPDLNALIEILYGFMRDFPAALKKAEFKSVLILQLNDLLNHKEITPTQELQLQFFLKDLSEDESHENTISQRIQEASDFLSLILDIQVIAFKKRLLTLVHQIRDDWAHIFLDLFLAPIQNPLRDYIMQQLIKAGKSEELNGKIEEMLHHPQHSPQAFLWYFSKVMESDSIAYADTKGKERFFETFFVLMYLLERNGDHRDLVKKMHSLLTDGRYAIVRTIFQTASIETVKELLLLATKCQILDDHDIKILNSLAEVVYPVLVQKTSYRDDGIENVIWTTEEGYLKIKERLHQIATVETVQNAKEIEVARGHGDLRENAEFKFALEKREQLQNELKLLSDQMNKMRIITIDDIATHTVGVGTAIKLENNRGEISTFTFLGPWDTDPDKNILSFNSKFAQALTGAKIGEQRQVQNEIWTVKEITSYLDQPGS; encoded by the coding sequence ATGAAAATGGAATATTTTAAACAATTCAAAACGCGTATCACAAATAATGATCTTCCTTCTACTGTCAATCTATGGGAAGAATACTGCCTTTGTGATGAAATCGATCCGGAGGAATTGTGTTATATTCTAGAGGAATTGAAATCCTCCTCTTTAAGCGATTCATTTGGAATTTATGTCGATCAAATTTTTCCACTATGGGAAAATCTTCCCGACTCACTGATTAAACACACCATTTTCAAACTCATTATCGATATCCAAACGACAAATTCTGCAGCCTTAGCCGAAAAAACGATTCTTTATTTACAAAATTATTTTGGTGATTCAGAGGAGTTTGCAAACAAATTGCGCTTAGTTGGTTTGAGAGAAAAGGAAAACTTTCAAGGAGCCGTCAGTCATTTTGAATTATTAAACCACCTCAAAGAGCATCATTTTGTTTTCCACACAGGTGGCTGGGGTGTTGGAGAGATTATGGATGTCTCTTTCATTCGAGAGGAAATCAGCTTAGAGTTTGATTATGTGGCAGGACTAAAAGACATCTCTTTTAAAAACGGTTTTAACACCCTTATTCCTATCTCTAATGACCATTTTCTTGCTCGACGATTCGGAACCCCGGATGAATTAGAAAAACAGGCCAAGGAAGACCCTGTTTTTGTAATTAAACTATTACTCAAGGATTTAGGCCCTAAAACTGCAAGCGAAATTAAAGATGAGCTTTCTGATCTGGTTATTCCGGAAGATGAATGGAACAAATGGTGGCAGAATACACGAACAAAACTTAAAAAAGACACCATGATCGAAAATCCCAAATCGATCAAATCCCCTTTCAAACTGCGCAAAAATGAAATTTCCCATGAGCAGCAATTACAGAAATTACTAGAGAAAAAACCCGATCTGAATGCATTGATTGAAATTCTATACGGGTTTATGAGAGATTTTCCCGCTGCATTAAAAAAGGCTGAGTTCAAATCAGTCCTAATTTTACAACTCAATGACCTCTTAAACCACAAAGAAATCACACCGACTCAAGAATTACAACTTCAATTCTTTCTAAAAGATCTAAGTGAGGATGAGTCTCATGAAAATACGATATCCCAACGCATTCAAGAGGCTTCGGATTTTCTATCTCTCATTTTAGATATTCAAGTGATTGCCTTCAAAAAAAGACTGCTCACTCTAGTCCATCAAATCAGAGATGATTGGGCTCATATTTTCCTTGATTTATTTCTTGCGCCCATTCAAAACCCTCTGCGTGATTACATCATGCAACAATTAATTAAAGCGGGAAAATCAGAAGAATTAAATGGGAAAATCGAGGAAATGCTTCATCATCCTCAACATTCACCCCAAGCCTTTTTATGGTATTTCTCTAAAGTTATGGAAAGCGACTCTATTGCTTATGCCGATACTAAAGGGAAAGAACGCTTTTTTGAAACGTTTTTTGTCTTGATGTACTTACTAGAGCGCAATGGAGATCATCGCGATCTAGTCAAGAAAATGCATTCTTTACTTACAGATGGGCGCTATGCCATTGTAAGGACCATTTTCCAAACGGCCTCAATTGAAACAGTTAAAGAACTTTTACTTCTAGCGACAAAATGCCAAATTCTAGATGACCACGATATTAAGATTTTAAACTCTCTAGCTGAAGTCGTCTATCCGGTGCTTGTACAAAAAACTTCATACCGAGATGATGGCATAGAAAATGTGATCTGGACAACCGAAGAGGGCTATCTAAAGATTAAAGAACGTCTTCATCAAATTGCAACCGTCGAAACGGTTCAAAATGCAAAGGAGATTGAGGTTGCCCGAGGCCACGGCGATCTTAGGGAAAATGCCGAGTTTAAATTTGCTCTTGAGAAAAGAGAACAATTACAAAATGAGCTCAAACTATTATCAGATCAAATGAACAAAATGAGAATCATCACAATAGATGACATTGCAACACATACGGTCGGAGTAGGAACAGCTATTAAACTGGAAAATAATCGTGGTGAGATTTCAACGTTTACTTTTTTAGGCCCCTGGGATACCGATCCTGATAAGAACATCCTTTCTTTTAACTCTAAATTTGCCCAAGCTCTTACAGGCGCAAAAATTGGCGAACAAAGGCAAGTTCAAAATGAAATTTGGACTGTAAAAGAGATTACGAGCTACCTCGACCAACCGGGATCCTAG
- a CDS encoding YjbH domain-containing protein translates to MRTIISISICFFIGIFSELLSQGQDLEELFNNIKIAKDIDADNERILPIIYNVNSIVGYLNMPSARVNRVGVTYLGASYHPPYHNFGANLQLYQAIELAVNYRVFKDVLEPVFGEWGFGDDADRMANIKFAFSPARSFNFNLPDLAVGFDDFYGSRRFYSMYVVGTQSLKKWNLELSLGWGQGRMHGYFGGIAFTPWRFSDTFMLKDITFFAEYDANDYKNHPDEHPDGREEKSKINIGFAWNLFDALQLKVSSLRGNNWAASAGVFYNLGDSKGFLPKTQDPPFYSSPVNHEALGPLRTDKELAYEMALAFGKQGLNVARIYLSYDDSGRKVMWIRLINLRYLMNRDARERIQNILAALVPEDIYSITVALEEGSLIVQAYTYLTRDLIAYQKGDISESEMRILAPIEEVHLEPSEFDAALLFKRNKTLWSFLIRPRLLSFFGSTTGKYKYALGLIGGPQGYLFDSLYYKMQLSYNILSSHQDVGDTDIYNPSQMLNVRSDSINYFKGNTVSLEKLYIQKGWNFGKGVFFRMAGGYFESAYAGVASEALLYPVNANWAVGLEAATVLKREYDGLGFQYKIRKLNNTTPTYVPFVGYQYFLDYYYYVKPLDIGVKLCAGQFLARDRGVKLTLTRYFPSGVQFAFWITYTNAQDMINHRVYHDKGIAFVIPFDFFLHKNSRATLGYGMSFWLRDQGAQAATGKPLYPTINNARLYN, encoded by the coding sequence ATGAGAACAATTATTTCTATATCCATTTGCTTTTTTATTGGAATTTTCAGTGAACTCTTGTCACAAGGGCAAGATTTAGAAGAATTATTTAACAACATTAAAATTGCTAAAGATATTGATGCTGATAATGAGCGCATCTTACCCATTATTTATAATGTCAACTCTATCGTAGGCTATCTGAATATGCCTTCGGCGCGGGTTAACCGAGTTGGAGTCACTTATTTAGGGGCGTCTTATCATCCTCCTTATCATAATTTTGGGGCGAATTTACAGTTATACCAAGCGATTGAACTCGCTGTGAATTATCGAGTCTTTAAAGATGTGTTAGAGCCTGTTTTTGGTGAGTGGGGATTTGGAGATGATGCCGATCGAATGGCAAACATTAAGTTTGCATTTTCTCCGGCACGCTCTTTTAATTTTAATCTACCCGATTTAGCTGTTGGATTTGATGACTTTTATGGTTCAAGACGATTTTATTCCATGTATGTCGTTGGAACACAATCGTTAAAAAAATGGAATTTGGAATTATCCTTAGGTTGGGGACAGGGCCGAATGCATGGATATTTTGGGGGGATTGCTTTTACACCATGGCGCTTTTCCGATACGTTTATGCTAAAAGACATCACATTTTTCGCTGAATACGATGCAAATGACTATAAAAACCATCCCGATGAGCATCCTGATGGTCGAGAAGAGAAATCAAAAATCAATATTGGTTTTGCGTGGAATTTATTTGATGCGCTCCAGCTCAAAGTTTCATCCCTCAGGGGGAATAATTGGGCAGCAAGTGCCGGAGTATTTTATAATTTAGGGGACTCGAAAGGGTTTTTACCCAAAACACAGGATCCTCCTTTCTATAGTTCTCCGGTGAATCATGAGGCATTGGGCCCATTGCGTACGGACAAAGAACTTGCTTATGAAATGGCCCTAGCATTTGGGAAACAAGGGTTAAATGTGGCAAGGATCTATTTGTCATATGATGATTCAGGGCGCAAGGTGATGTGGATTCGTCTGATTAATTTGAGATATTTGATGAATCGCGATGCAAGAGAAAGAATACAAAATATTTTAGCAGCCCTAGTTCCCGAAGACATCTATTCGATTACAGTTGCGCTCGAAGAAGGTTCCTTAATTGTCCAAGCATATACCTATTTAACTAGAGATTTGATTGCCTATCAAAAGGGCGATATCTCGGAATCCGAAATGAGGATTTTAGCTCCTATTGAAGAGGTTCATCTTGAGCCTAGTGAGTTCGATGCTGCCTTATTGTTTAAGCGAAATAAAACACTCTGGTCTTTTTTAATCCGACCAAGATTGTTATCTTTTTTTGGAAGTACAACAGGAAAATATAAGTATGCACTTGGGCTGATTGGAGGACCTCAAGGATATTTATTTGACTCTCTTTATTATAAGATGCAACTTTCTTATAACATTCTTTCAAGTCACCAAGATGTGGGGGATACTGATATATATAATCCCTCTCAGATGCTTAATGTAAGGTCTGATTCAATTAACTATTTTAAAGGCAACACGGTCTCTTTAGAAAAATTGTATATTCAAAAGGGGTGGAATTTTGGGAAGGGCGTTTTTTTTAGAATGGCCGGGGGATATTTTGAAAGTGCCTATGCAGGCGTAGCATCTGAGGCCTTATTATATCCTGTCAATGCGAATTGGGCCGTTGGTCTTGAGGCAGCAACTGTATTAAAGCGAGAATATGACGGGCTTGGATTTCAGTACAAAATTAGAAAACTCAATAATACAACACCCACTTATGTCCCGTTTGTAGGCTATCAATATTTTTTAGATTACTATTACTATGTCAAGCCGCTTGACATAGGGGTTAAATTGTGCGCAGGGCAGTTTCTAGCTCGAGATCGTGGAGTGAAACTGACTCTAACGCGCTACTTCCCTAGTGGCGTACAATTCGCATTTTGGATCACCTACACCAATGCTCAGGATATGATTAACCATAGAGTTTATCACGACAAAGGAATTGCATTTGTTATCCCTTTTGATTTCTTTTTACACAAAAATTCAAGAGCGACCTTAGGATATGGGATGTCATTTTGGTTGCGTGATCAAGGGGCTCAAGCAGCTACAGGGAAGCCCCTTTATCCGACGATTAACAATGCAAGGCTCTACAATTAG
- the nqrA gene encoding NADH:ubiquinone reductase (Na(+)-transporting) subunit A, with protein MKGEPTDEIDEDLNTNLIGHDVSKYHDIKFKLLVHENDFVHIGQPLLCDKSNPERVFVSHASGVISNIIRGDKRRLHAIVVKRDASEKQVELPPLKKLSKDTVIQRMLQGGAFFFIRKRPCDVLADPKKLPRTIFVQGLESAPFRPKADRHVIGFENDFVYGMRALSKIVAGNIHFIGSPDSELFKLIENVEVTLHSAMGPHPIANPSIHIEKIDPIHSPSDEIWTVHVSDVVYIGALMQGRIHCEQLISMAGEGVHLKNRKLYRVRKGADILSLCKDKLCSDSQIELIAGDPLTGRSLQHEMGFLAADEYVISALLKSQKREILHFIRIGKEKLTLSRGYLSRFLRPLRQRFTMTNLLHGEERAFIDGRIYDRVMPLRIPTMPLIKALLAEDYEAACELGLLEIAPEDFALAAFICPSKIDHMGIIRRGLNIYASQYLE; from the coding sequence ATGAAGGGCGAACCAACAGACGAAATCGATGAAGACCTCAATACAAATCTGATAGGGCATGATGTTTCTAAATATCATGATATCAAATTTAAGCTATTGGTGCATGAAAATGATTTTGTTCACATAGGACAACCCTTGTTGTGTGACAAGTCAAATCCCGAAAGGGTTTTTGTCAGCCATGCCTCAGGGGTTATTTCAAATATTATTCGAGGGGATAAGAGGCGCTTGCACGCGATTGTTGTCAAAAGAGACGCTTCTGAAAAACAAGTGGAATTACCCCCATTAAAGAAGTTGTCTAAGGATACGGTCATTCAGAGGATGTTACAAGGGGGAGCCTTCTTTTTTATTCGTAAGCGCCCTTGTGATGTACTAGCCGATCCTAAAAAATTGCCTCGAACTATTTTTGTGCAAGGGCTTGAATCCGCGCCCTTTCGTCCAAAGGCAGATAGGCATGTCATTGGATTTGAAAATGATTTTGTTTATGGGATGCGCGCTCTGTCAAAAATTGTCGCAGGGAATATTCATTTTATTGGATCACCGGATTCAGAGCTCTTTAAATTGATTGAAAATGTTGAAGTTACGCTGCATTCCGCTATGGGTCCCCATCCCATTGCCAATCCCTCTATTCATATAGAAAAAATTGATCCTATTCATTCTCCAAGTGATGAGATCTGGACAGTACACGTTTCAGATGTGGTCTATATTGGAGCTCTTATGCAAGGACGTATCCATTGCGAGCAACTCATTAGCATGGCAGGTGAAGGGGTTCATTTAAAGAATAGAAAGTTATATCGAGTCAGGAAAGGGGCAGATATTTTGAGTCTTTGTAAAGACAAGTTGTGCTCTGACAGTCAAATAGAGCTTATTGCGGGAGATCCACTGACGGGCCGATCCTTACAACACGAAATGGGCTTTTTAGCGGCTGATGAATATGTTATATCTGCTTTATTGAAATCTCAAAAAAGAGAAATACTCCATTTCATTCGCATAGGAAAAGAAAAACTGACCCTAAGCCGAGGTTATTTGAGCCGATTCTTGAGGCCTCTTCGCCAACGTTTTACGATGACAAATTTATTGCATGGGGAAGAAAGAGCTTTTATTGACGGAAGAATTTACGACCGAGTCATGCCTTTGCGCATTCCTACGATGCCCCTAATCAAAGCGTTATTAGCTGAAGATTATGAAGCTGCTTGTGAATTGGGCCTTTTAGAAATTGCTCCGGAAGATTTCGCGCTGGCCGCCTTCATTTGCCCTTCAAAAATTGATCATATGGGAATTATTCGCAGAGGGCTTAATATTTATGCGAGCCAATATTTAGAATAA
- a CDS encoding peptide ABC transporter substrate-binding protein, giving the protein MKQNRILFSALLGAMLACFPSCKSSTNQSAKKKIVTPSAKQMIKINIVSEPYKLDPRQARSLKDINLTKMFMEGLTRLKKNDEPTMAAAESVQVSEDGTIYTFKIRTSKWSNGDPVTSYDFAYSWKRVLSPDFPAEKAHELFVIKNAADIKNGDLPVSLLGVSCPDEKTLVITLEHPVPYLTKLVAQPVFFPVNQQNDKKNQNWAFSFETYVGNGPFMMESWNHHNKITAVKNPGYWDHDNVKLEKIEMLMVSEDTGLKMFENNELQWDGAPLSAIPADSIDALKKMHLLNSIPALGTHWIQTNTQKAPLTSTKLRKAFALAINRQELVDLIMKGNHQPTTGIVPMSMGLQNEPYFKDGDFQAALSYLEEGLKEVDLTKEDINSIRLSYIDEEYAQKMAQALQQQWFETLGVLVKLEPLDASVYKEKIESGDFDLACTHWTSDIADPIAFLEVFSPNSSIHNSTKWTDPLYQESLQSSFICKDQLGRETLLRNAEKMIIEAMPVIPLFNHSLLYVKDNRVKSVELSSAGQIDFKWAYVDTI; this is encoded by the coding sequence ATGAAACAAAATAGAATTTTATTTTCTGCATTGCTCGGAGCAATGCTTGCTTGTTTTCCAAGTTGTAAATCATCGACGAATCAAAGCGCGAAAAAAAAGATCGTTACTCCTTCTGCAAAACAAATGATTAAGATCAATATCGTTTCCGAACCATACAAGCTTGATCCTAGACAAGCACGTAGTTTGAAAGATATTAATCTTACAAAAATGTTTATGGAAGGTCTGACTAGGCTGAAAAAAAATGATGAGCCAACGATGGCTGCTGCTGAAAGCGTTCAGGTTTCTGAAGATGGGACAATCTATACATTTAAAATTAGAACAAGCAAATGGTCAAATGGCGATCCTGTCACATCATATGATTTTGCATATTCCTGGAAAAGGGTCCTATCACCTGATTTTCCTGCTGAAAAAGCACATGAGTTATTTGTGATTAAAAATGCTGCCGATATTAAAAATGGCGACCTTCCGGTTAGCCTTTTAGGAGTGAGCTGTCCGGATGAAAAAACACTCGTTATTACATTAGAACATCCTGTTCCTTACCTTACAAAATTAGTAGCTCAACCCGTATTTTTCCCCGTTAACCAACAAAACGATAAAAAAAATCAAAATTGGGCATTTTCTTTTGAAACATACGTTGGAAATGGTCCTTTTATGATGGAATCGTGGAATCACCACAATAAAATTACTGCCGTTAAAAACCCGGGCTACTGGGATCATGACAATGTCAAATTAGAAAAGATTGAAATGTTGATGGTTTCTGAAGATACCGGATTAAAGATGTTTGAAAACAATGAGCTTCAATGGGATGGTGCCCCCTTATCAGCAATCCCTGCCGATTCTATTGATGCACTAAAGAAAATGCATTTACTCAATTCAATTCCTGCACTTGGAACGCATTGGATTCAAACAAACACACAAAAAGCCCCTTTAACTTCGACTAAGTTAAGAAAGGCTTTTGCTTTGGCGATCAATCGTCAAGAATTAGTTGATCTGATTATGAAGGGTAATCATCAACCAACAACCGGCATTGTTCCAATGTCAATGGGATTACAAAATGAACCTTATTTTAAAGATGGGGACTTTCAAGCAGCTCTATCTTATTTAGAAGAGGGATTAAAAGAAGTCGATTTAACTAAAGAAGACATCAATTCAATCCGTCTGAGTTATATTGATGAGGAGTATGCCCAAAAAATGGCACAAGCTCTCCAACAACAATGGTTTGAAACGCTCGGTGTTCTAGTGAAACTTGAACCACTTGACGCAAGCGTTTATAAAGAAAAAATTGAAAGCGGTGATTTCGATCTAGCTTGCACCCATTGGACTTCAGATATTGCTGACCCTATTGCTTTTTTAGAAGTCTTTTCACCTAATTCATCTATTCACAACTCGACTAAATGGACTGATCCTTTATATCAGGAATCTCTCCAGTCATCATTTATCTGCAAAGATCAATTGGGAAGAGAAACCCTATTAAGAAATGCAGAAAAAATGATCATAGAAGCAATGCCTGTTATTCCTCTTTTTAACCATTCCTTACTCTATGTAAAAGATAATAGAGTGAAAAGCGTTGAACTTTCGTCAGCAGGTCAAATAGATTTTAAATGGGCTTACGTCGATACTATATAA
- a CDS encoding YggT family protein has protein sequence MDLILVRLIQIIFSSYTLLLIIRVVASWFPNIFRYRIMQFVAFYTDPYLNVFRKIIPPIGGVLDISPIIAFFALQIMERILIYIVTLIG, from the coding sequence ATGGACCTTATATTAGTTAGATTAATTCAAATCATTTTCAGCAGCTATACACTACTCCTGATTATTCGAGTTGTGGCATCTTGGTTCCCCAATATTTTTCGATATCGAATCATGCAATTCGTTGCCTTTTATACTGACCCTTATCTCAACGTTTTCAGAAAAATTATCCCTCCGATTGGCGGTGTTTTAGATATCAGCCCAATCATTGCTTTTTTTGCTCTTCAAATTATGGAACGCATCTTAATTTATATTGTCACCCTTATCGGATAA
- the rdgB gene encoding RdgB/HAM1 family non-canonical purine NTP pyrophosphatase, with the protein MKLIIATSNLHKIREYKGIIKPLFPEFDIYSLRDFPSYHPPEETGVTFEENAQIKALHAAQAFNELVLADDSGLVVPALHGEPGIRSARYASDDATDQDNRNKLIGKLKDLQEKERVGYFECTIALATCEKIVKSTRGFCEGYLICEERGGNGFGYDPLFIKYDYNKTFAELDEAIKNRISHRRRAFDKMIPVLESMLSTIAEG; encoded by the coding sequence ATGAAACTTATTATTGCAACATCAAATCTACATAAAATTCGCGAGTATAAAGGGATTATCAAACCATTATTCCCGGAATTTGATATTTATTCATTAAGGGATTTTCCTTCATATCATCCTCCCGAAGAAACAGGGGTAACGTTTGAAGAAAATGCTCAAATCAAAGCACTCCACGCAGCACAGGCTTTTAATGAGCTCGTATTAGCCGATGATTCCGGCCTTGTTGTTCCGGCTCTGCATGGAGAACCCGGAATTAGAAGCGCACGCTACGCAAGTGATGATGCAACAGACCAAGATAATCGCAATAAACTGATTGGAAAACTAAAAGATCTGCAAGAAAAAGAGCGTGTAGGATATTTTGAATGCACAATTGCGCTTGCAACATGTGAAAAAATTGTCAAATCTACTCGAGGATTCTGCGAGGGATATCTAATTTGTGAAGAAAGAGGCGGCAATGGTTTTGGATATGATCCTCTCTTTATAAAATACGATTACAATAAAACATTTGCTGAGCTCGATGAGGCAATCAAAAACCGCATCTCTCATCGCAGAAGAGCCTTTGATAAGATGATTCCTGTTTTAGAATCGATGTTATCGACAATAGCAGAAGGATAA
- a CDS encoding NYN domain-containing protein, producing MEYWIDGYNLLFKVKSHLRNLRQQRKELIDELKLHMIKSNFRAKIIFDSSEENATEFPSVSSSTPLEIIFSPKGLTADDYILEMLKSIKSTKNTTIVTDDAHLAFHCKHTQAKTLSVNAFFDLIFKEERRRHMSNYKFLEDEKIELTESEKNIQLFVKIFEDRLKHNSDEF from the coding sequence TTGGAATACTGGATTGATGGATATAATCTCCTTTTTAAAGTTAAGTCGCACCTTCGTAATCTTCGCCAACAAAGAAAAGAGCTCATTGATGAGCTCAAATTACATATGATCAAATCTAATTTTAGGGCAAAAATTATCTTTGATTCTTCAGAAGAAAATGCAACTGAATTTCCTAGTGTCTCTTCATCGACTCCTTTGGAAATTATCTTCTCCCCTAAAGGGTTAACCGCTGATGATTATATTTTGGAAATGTTAAAATCAATCAAATCAACCAAAAATACAACGATTGTCACTGACGATGCCCACCTGGCTTTCCATTGCAAACATACACAAGCTAAAACTTTATCTGTTAATGCCTTTTTTGACCTAATTTTTAAAGAAGAGCGGCGCAGACATATGTCTAATTATAAATTTTTAGAAGATGAAAAAATAGAATTGACTGAATCTGAAAAAAATATCCAATTGTTTGTCAAAATCTTTGAAGACCGCCTCAAACACAATTCTGATGAATTTTAA
- the dusB gene encoding tRNA dihydrouridine synthase DusB, with protein sequence MFYRPLKLGNLTLPNNVMYSPLAGCSDLCFRSISKLFSPGLMFCEMVKMDALVRHDQNSYRLLEYEHDMHPIGAQLVGSKIEYAAIAAKIVEDLGFDVLDLNCGCPVDKVTKDNSGSGLLKFPDLIGEILHQLVSSVSIPVTLKIRAGWDDNSIVAPLITRIAEQAGAAAIFIHGRTRKQGYKGPADWNVIKECKSVADRIPVIGNGDIFSPEAAKQIFEQTGCDGVLISRGTLGHPWIAEDIIRYLENKPPILRTGSFIREIVMLHITKIIETQPPKKAITDIRRIGCWYLKDAKNAKMLRNQLNHIQDLSEVEGILDAFDWDSLEQKLEGEPLILA encoded by the coding sequence ATGTTTTATAGACCATTAAAGTTAGGCAATCTAACTCTTCCCAATAATGTGATGTACTCCCCATTAGCCGGTTGTTCAGATCTTTGTTTCCGCTCAATTTCTAAATTATTTTCTCCCGGTTTAATGTTTTGTGAAATGGTCAAAATGGATGCCTTAGTTCGCCACGACCAAAACTCATATCGATTGCTGGAATATGAACATGATATGCATCCCATCGGGGCCCAGCTAGTTGGAAGTAAAATTGAATATGCAGCGATCGCAGCAAAAATCGTTGAAGATCTTGGTTTTGATGTTCTTGATCTCAATTGCGGTTGCCCGGTCGATAAAGTAACAAAAGATAATAGTGGTTCCGGTTTACTCAAATTTCCCGATTTAATTGGCGAAATTTTGCATCAACTGGTTTCATCCGTCTCTATCCCTGTCACACTTAAGATAAGGGCAGGATGGGACGATAATAGCATCGTAGCGCCTTTAATTACTCGCATTGCAGAGCAAGCTGGCGCAGCAGCAATTTTTATTCATGGAAGAACTCGAAAGCAAGGGTATAAAGGGCCCGCAGATTGGAATGTCATTAAAGAATGTAAGTCTGTTGCCGACCGTATTCCGGTGATTGGGAATGGGGATATCTTCTCACCAGAAGCAGCTAAACAAATTTTTGAGCAAACGGGATGTGATGGCGTGCTTATTTCAAGAGGGACCTTAGGTCATCCATGGATTGCTGAGGATATTATTCGTTATCTAGAAAATAAACCTCCCATTCTTAGAACGGGATCTTTTATTAGAGAAATTGTGATGCTTCACATCACAAAAATCATTGAAACACAGCCTCCTAAAAAAGCAATCACAGATATTAGACGCATTGGTTGCTGGTATTTAAAAGACGCAAAAAATGCAAAAATGTTGAGAAACCAATTAAATCATATTCAAGATCTCTCGGAAGTTGAGGGTATTTTAGATGCGTTTGACTGGG
- a CDS encoding 5-formyltetrahydrofolate cyclo-ligase — protein sequence MKNNIDIRTKKIELRKTFNAIRDQLSVERRLQGSFECGAFLKEKLKNNRYVASYGSRLTELNLWDLNLTLCAWGKLVLPRVFDAHFEFYHVEDIEKDLIRSAFQILEPNPARCKKADMSLIDTILVPGLAFDKKGFRLGYGLGYYDQQLAMLDEKLKIGVCFKEQLIDQLPNEPHDVPVDKVFSF from the coding sequence TTGAAAAATAATATAGATATAAGGACCAAAAAAATTGAATTGAGAAAAACATTCAATGCCATCAGAGATCAACTATCAGTTGAAAGACGTCTTCAGGGTTCTTTTGAGTGTGGCGCTTTTTTAAAAGAGAAATTAAAGAATAACCGATATGTTGCTTCATATGGAAGTAGATTAACTGAACTCAATCTTTGGGATTTAAATTTGACTTTATGCGCTTGGGGGAAATTAGTTTTACCCCGAGTCTTCGATGCACATTTTGAATTTTATCATGTTGAGGATATCGAAAAAGATTTAATTCGCTCTGCATTCCAAATTTTAGAGCCTAATCCGGCGCGTTGCAAAAAAGCTGATATGTCTCTTATTGATACCATACTTGTTCCCGGCCTTGCCTTTGATAAAAAGGGGTTTCGTTTGGGGTATGGCTTAGGTTATTATGATCAGCAATTAGCTATGCTTGATGAGAAGTTAAAAATTGGCGTTTGTTTTAAAGAACAGCTCATAGATCAATTGCCTAATGAGCCTCATGATGTTCCTGTAGATAAGGTCTTTTCTTTTTAA